One window of Dehalobacterium formicoaceticum genomic DNA carries:
- a CDS encoding acetate/propionate family kinase — protein MKILVLNSGSSSLKYQLFDMTDESVLAKGLVERIGLEGSLLTHRPANKEKQVINTDIPDHTTAIQLVLDALTNPDYGVISSMDEIGAVGHRIVHGGSVFTETTIINDEVVAEIEKLIPLAPLHNPPGIAGIKACRSILPNVPQVAVFDTAFHQSMPEVSYIYGLPYEYFEKYGIRRYGFHGTSHRYVSHRAAEILGEPLEDLKMITCHLGNGSSIAAIDKGKVMDTTMGFTPLEGLMMGTRSGNVDPAIISFIMEKENLTIKEVDELLNKKSGFLGVSGVSSDLRNVEEAASEGNYHAQLAIDMFYQKIVRFIGAFVAEINGIDVLVFTAGIGENSPQMREAVCDKLEFLCLFIDKEKNKFRGEEREISRPGSKVKVFVIPTNEELMIARDTATLVK, from the coding sequence ATGAAAATTTTAGTATTGAATTCGGGGAGCTCTTCTTTAAAGTACCAATTATTTGATATGACTGATGAATCGGTTTTGGCTAAAGGTCTGGTGGAAAGAATTGGTTTAGAGGGCTCATTGCTCACCCATCGCCCGGCGAACAAAGAAAAACAAGTGATCAACACTGATATTCCAGATCATACAACAGCGATTCAATTGGTTTTGGATGCTTTGACTAACCCGGATTATGGCGTGATTTCTTCTATGGATGAGATCGGTGCTGTTGGTCATCGGATAGTGCATGGCGGTTCTGTCTTTACGGAGACCACTATTATTAATGATGAAGTGGTTGCTGAAATAGAAAAGTTAATACCTTTAGCTCCTTTACATAACCCTCCGGGCATCGCCGGCATTAAAGCTTGCCGAAGTATTTTGCCTAATGTACCTCAGGTGGCTGTTTTTGATACGGCCTTTCATCAGAGTATGCCGGAAGTTTCTTATATTTATGGACTGCCTTATGAATATTTTGAAAAGTACGGCATCAGGAGATATGGTTTCCATGGTACCTCCCACCGCTATGTTTCCCATCGCGCGGCAGAAATTTTGGGTGAACCCCTGGAAGATCTGAAAATGATTACCTGTCATTTGGGCAATGGTTCCAGCATTGCTGCTATTGATAAAGGAAAGGTAATGGATACCACCATGGGTTTCACCCCCTTGGAAGGATTAATGATGGGAACCAGATCCGGTAATGTGGATCCGGCAATTATCAGCTTTATCATGGAAAAAGAAAACTTGACCATTAAAGAAGTAGACGAATTATTGAACAAGAAAAGCGGCTTCCTGGGTGTTTCCGGGGTAAGCAGCGATTTAAGAAATGTGGAAGAGGCAGCTTCAGAGGGTAATTATCATGCCCAGCTGGCGATTGATATGTTTTATCAAAAAATCGTTCGTTTTATCGGTGCATTTGTGGCTGAGATCAACGGGATTGATGTTCTGGTCTTTACCGCCGGGATCGGTGAAAATTCACCTCAAATGCGGGAAGCAGTATGTGACAAGCTGGAATTCCTGTGCTTGTTTATTGATAAAGAGAAGAACAAATTCCGTGGGGAAGAAAGGGAAATCAGCCGGCCGGGTTCAAAAGTCAAGGTATTTGTCATTCCCACCAATGAAGAATTGATGATCGCCCGGGATACAGCTACTTTGGTAAAATAA
- the ylbJ gene encoding sporulation integral membrane protein YlbJ produces MKMLLPLTTILLCISMLIFPKETLAAATMGLETWWTIVLPALLPFFIMAELFLGLGVVHFISILLEPIMRPIFNLPGSAAFVVALGYSSGFPVGASLTTKLRNQHLCTRIEGERLISFTNNASPLFIFVAVSVGIFQNPALGLLLATAHYLSNLCLGFLLRFYGADDPEKIPGKINYDHLISKSFQAMFEAQKKDGRSLGKLLSDAISKSIQSLLTIGGFIVLFAVIIAVLGTSGIRQYLEIILALIFSPLHFPDPLITALSGGLFEMTLGVKMVGECSAALPLQIIAVSMIMGWGGLSIQAQVMGIISDSDLRFFPFFLTRIAHMLLAGLFTYVLIQSQVMGVVNMMFVPKIPHHPLLYVLIPWGLCLASPLWSIMVAFFWILVFNIRDRLKKFKF; encoded by the coding sequence ATGAAAATGCTTTTGCCATTAACCACAATACTTCTATGCATCTCCATGCTCATCTTCCCGAAAGAAACCCTGGCAGCAGCCACCATGGGGTTGGAAACCTGGTGGACCATTGTCTTACCTGCCTTACTGCCTTTTTTTATTATGGCAGAGCTTTTCTTAGGGTTGGGCGTTGTGCATTTTATCAGTATCCTCCTGGAACCTATAATGCGCCCTATTTTTAATCTGCCAGGCTCTGCTGCCTTTGTTGTGGCCTTAGGCTATTCCTCCGGTTTTCCCGTGGGCGCATCTTTGACTACCAAGCTTCGCAATCAGCACCTATGTACCCGAATTGAAGGGGAACGCTTGATATCTTTTACCAATAACGCCAGCCCCCTTTTTATTTTTGTCGCAGTATCTGTAGGAATTTTTCAAAATCCGGCATTAGGACTGCTCCTTGCCACCGCCCATTATCTCTCCAATTTATGCCTGGGCTTTCTGCTGAGATTCTACGGTGCCGATGATCCGGAGAAGATCCCTGGAAAAATCAATTATGATCATCTGATCAGTAAAAGTTTCCAAGCTATGTTTGAAGCCCAAAAAAAGGATGGCCGCTCTTTAGGTAAACTCCTATCGGATGCCATCAGCAAATCCATTCAAAGTTTGTTAACTATCGGCGGATTCATTGTCCTCTTTGCCGTGATTATAGCTGTTTTGGGAACTTCAGGCATCCGTCAGTATTTGGAAATAATTCTGGCTTTGATTTTTTCTCCTTTACATTTTCCTGACCCCTTAATTACGGCCCTTTCCGGAGGTCTCTTCGAAATGACCCTGGGCGTAAAAATGGTCGGAGAATGCAGTGCCGCCCTCCCCCTGCAAATCATTGCCGTGAGCATGATTATGGGATGGGGGGGCCTCAGCATTCAGGCCCAAGTCATGGGTATCATCAGCGACTCGGACCTGCGTTTTTTCCCTTTTTTTCTCACCCGGATTGCTCATATGCTACTAGCAGGATTATTTACCTATGTATTAATCCAAAGCCAGGTTATGGGTGTGGTAAATATGATGTTTGTTCCTAAGATTCCCCACCATCCGCTCTTATATGTCCTCATTCCCTGGGGACTTTGTTTGGCTTCACCTTTATGGTCCATAATGGTTGCTTTCTTTTGGATTTTAGTTTTTAATATCAGAGATAGGTTAAAAAAGTTTAAATTTTAG
- the rsmD gene encoding 16S rRNA (guanine(966)-N(2))-methyltransferase RsmD has product MRVISGEAKGRRLKAPKGFATRPTTDRVKEAIFNVLSAKIPGSAVLDVFAGTGGLGIEALSRGATLAHFIEKNREAASIVQNNLVHTGLSPKAQVLQGDFAFLLARLKERYDLIFLDPPYHQGFVLQAVSLIIKYGLLSEHGVIIIETGSKEKELPQEEELVLVKESVYGDTAVLYYQFR; this is encoded by the coding sequence TTGCGGGTAATTTCCGGGGAAGCAAAAGGACGCAGATTGAAGGCTCCGAAAGGTTTTGCCACCAGACCAACGACCGACCGCGTCAAGGAGGCTATTTTCAATGTCTTATCAGCCAAAATTCCGGGCAGTGCCGTCCTTGATGTTTTTGCCGGAACGGGAGGTTTGGGGATCGAAGCTCTAAGCAGAGGTGCGACGCTGGCCCACTTTATTGAAAAAAACAGGGAAGCTGCTTCGATTGTGCAAAATAATCTGGTGCATACAGGCTTAAGCCCAAAGGCCCAGGTTCTCCAGGGGGATTTTGCTTTTCTGTTAGCACGGTTGAAGGAAAGGTATGATCTGATTTTTCTTGATCCGCCTTATCATCAAGGATTTGTGCTGCAAGCCGTTTCCTTAATAATTAAATACGGATTATTAAGTGAGCATGGGGTGATAATCATTGAAACCGGCAGCAAGGAAAAAGAACTACCCCAGGAGGAAGAACTTGTTTTAGTGAAAGAATCGGTTTATGGCGATACCGCAGTTTTATATTACCAATTTCGTTAG
- the cphA gene encoding cyanophycin synthetase produces MDIKEQHIYRGRNIYCHKPVIKLLVDAGALSDIPTKDLSGFNEQLLSNFPGLKKHYCSLGYEGGFVTRLKEGTYVCHVAEHLTLELQSMAGFDVYFGKTRWAENPSLYHIIYEYMDEEIGLACGYAAVEIISCLAHNESVSTKAQLEKIKRLAAETALGPSTKAIYQAAEKRKIPVRRLGHESLLQLSYGNKMRLIQASLPDGTSCLATDIAKNKDLTKQMLGAYGIPVPEGRIVYDEEEALATGKALGYPLALKPFDGNQGRGVSLNIRDENQLRSAYRAAAKYSTALIVERFISGNDFRVLVVGDRVVAASERKPPFVTGDGIHSIKELVHRENRNVQRGVGHEKPLTKIKLDHVAKHFLHKNGLSENDIPGKSEVIALRENGNISTGGTARDCTAEVHPVNQEIAVRAAKIIGLEIAGIDFVMADIARPLQEGKGAIVEVNAGPGLRMHLFPTFGSSRDVGQEIIDFLYPQGEDVTIPIISVTGTNGKTTVTRLLKHVLSLTGKRVGMTCTQGTYIGGKCISMGDNTGPMSAQLVLSNREVEAAVLETARGGIVRRGLGYDLADVGVIINVSDDHRGQDGIDTLEDLAFAKSLVIEAIKPGGCAVLNADDPMTPYFAKRIHGKIIYFSQNHDNDLIKNHVQKGGQAVMVMDQMIVLDQDGKKIPLISVPEIPITFGGSSKCNIENALAAVSALYALNISEHIIAMGLRSFHPDVNTNPGRFNLFDLGDCKVMLDYGHNISAYEAVGQLIPYIGTERAVGIIGMPGDRMDENIIEAGKIAGRVFSKIYIREDRDLRQRAPGEVAHLLYQGIMEGGGDEGEISVVPSETESLQIAVEEALPGDLIVLFYENFQHVFDILQKLIEKRSDMSEDFMPDKSRINEINFIPPQLEQGNPYLSAHPS; encoded by the coding sequence TTGGACATTAAAGAACAGCATATCTACCGGGGACGAAATATCTATTGCCATAAGCCGGTAATCAAGCTTTTGGTAGATGCAGGAGCATTATCAGATATTCCGACAAAAGATCTGTCAGGATTTAATGAGCAATTGCTGAGCAATTTTCCCGGGCTGAAAAAACATTATTGCTCTCTTGGCTATGAAGGCGGTTTTGTCACCCGGTTAAAGGAAGGAACCTATGTCTGCCATGTGGCGGAGCATTTAACCCTTGAATTACAATCCATGGCTGGTTTTGATGTTTATTTCGGCAAAACGAGATGGGCAGAAAACCCCTCTTTGTATCATATCATTTATGAATATATGGATGAAGAAATCGGGTTAGCTTGCGGCTATGCAGCTGTTGAAATTATCTCCTGCCTGGCTCATAATGAATCCGTCTCTACTAAGGCACAGCTGGAAAAGATTAAAAGGCTGGCCGCAGAAACCGCCCTGGGGCCAAGCACCAAAGCCATTTATCAGGCAGCAGAAAAAAGAAAAATTCCTGTCCGGCGGCTGGGTCATGAAAGCTTGCTGCAATTAAGCTATGGCAATAAAATGCGCTTGATTCAAGCTTCCCTTCCTGACGGAACCAGCTGTCTGGCTACTGATATTGCAAAAAACAAGGATTTGACAAAGCAAATGCTGGGCGCTTATGGTATTCCCGTGCCGGAAGGAAGGATTGTCTATGATGAGGAAGAAGCTCTTGCAACAGGAAAGGCTTTAGGATATCCTTTAGCGCTCAAACCTTTTGACGGGAATCAAGGTCGGGGAGTGAGCCTGAATATTCGTGATGAAAATCAGCTGAGAAGCGCTTATCGTGCTGCAGCGAAATACAGCACGGCCTTAATCGTAGAACGGTTTATTTCCGGGAATGATTTCCGGGTTTTGGTGGTGGGTGACCGGGTTGTGGCAGCATCAGAAAGAAAGCCTCCTTTTGTGACGGGGGATGGAATCCATTCCATTAAAGAATTGGTGCATAGGGAAAACCGCAATGTGCAAAGAGGAGTAGGTCATGAAAAACCCTTGACAAAAATTAAATTGGATCATGTCGCCAAACATTTTTTGCATAAAAATGGACTTTCCGAAAATGATATTCCCGGAAAGTCGGAAGTAATTGCTTTAAGAGAAAACGGCAACATCAGCACCGGGGGAACTGCCCGGGATTGTACGGCAGAAGTTCATCCGGTCAATCAGGAAATCGCAGTGCGGGCAGCAAAAATTATTGGTCTAGAGATTGCCGGCATTGATTTTGTGATGGCTGATATTGCCCGGCCCCTTCAAGAAGGAAAGGGTGCGATTGTGGAGGTAAATGCCGGGCCGGGCTTAAGAATGCACCTTTTTCCTACTTTCGGGTCCTCCCGGGATGTGGGTCAGGAGATCATTGACTTCCTGTATCCCCAGGGTGAGGACGTAACCATTCCCATCATCTCAGTCACCGGTACCAACGGGAAAACCACAGTCACCCGTTTATTAAAACATGTTTTATCCTTAACGGGCAAAAGGGTGGGGATGACCTGTACTCAAGGCACTTATATCGGAGGAAAATGTATCTCCATGGGGGACAATACCGGACCTATGAGCGCTCAACTAGTGCTCTCCAACCGGGAGGTGGAAGCGGCGGTGCTGGAAACTGCCCGTGGCGGCATTGTGCGGCGAGGGCTAGGCTATGATTTGGCTGATGTGGGTGTCATTATTAATGTGAGTGATGATCATCGGGGGCAAGACGGCATTGATACCCTGGAAGATCTGGCCTTTGCCAAGTCTCTGGTCATTGAAGCCATTAAACCCGGAGGCTGTGCTGTCTTGAATGCAGATGATCCTATGACCCCTTATTTTGCGAAACGAATTCACGGTAAGATTATTTACTTTTCCCAAAATCATGATAATGATCTGATCAAAAACCATGTGCAAAAAGGCGGCCAGGCTGTAATGGTTATGGATCAGATGATCGTTCTTGATCAGGATGGAAAAAAGATACCTCTTATTTCTGTGCCGGAAATTCCCATTACCTTTGGAGGAAGCTCCAAATGCAACATTGAAAATGCCCTGGCAGCTGTTTCCGCCCTCTACGCTCTAAATATATCCGAGCACATCATTGCCATGGGACTCAGGTCCTTTCACCCGGATGTGAACACCAATCCGGGACGATTTAATCTTTTTGATCTGGGTGATTGTAAAGTGATGTTGGATTATGGACATAACATCTCCGCTTATGAAGCTGTCGGGCAATTAATCCCATATATTGGTACCGAAAGGGCAGTGGGCATTATCGGCATGCCCGGTGACAGAATGGATGAAAATATTATTGAAGCAGGAAAGATTGCAGGCCGAGTATTTTCAAAAATCTATATCAGAGAAGACCGGGATCTGCGCCAAAGAGCGCCTGGCGAGGTGGCCCATCTTTTGTATCAGGGAATCATGGAGGGCGGGGGAGATGAAGGAGAGATCAGCGTGGTGCCTTCCGAGACAGAATCATTACAAATCGCTGTCGAAGAGGCTCTTCCGGGAGATTTGATTGTTTTGTTTTATGAAAATTTTCAGCATGTTTTTGACATCCTGCAAAAATTGATCGAAAAGAGATCCGATATGAGTGAGGATTTCATGCCGGACAAAAGTCGCATTAATGAAATCAATTTCATACCTCCCCAGTTGGAGCAGGGAAATCCTTACCTTTCAGCACATCCAAGCTAA
- a CDS encoding cyanophycinase, producing the protein MGETKGNLIIIGGAEDKKGEKKILEEIVTIAGDHDAHLIVFTTATQEPGAIGDEYKKVFSRLGVKQIDIMDINTRDEANMEEHAEQISQASGIFFTGGDQLRITSILAGTRTYEALHDAFQGGAVIAGTSAGASVMSNTMIVEGNNNDPARKCTLKMAPGFNFLDGVIIDQHFDQRGRFGRLLCGVAENPGILGIGIDEDTAIRVYADDHFKVIGNNAVTVIDGKSIKSSNVSESKPDEILTITNVTVHVLSQGYGFDLKKREVMRLH; encoded by the coding sequence ATGGGTGAGACCAAGGGAAACCTGATCATCATTGGAGGTGCTGAGGATAAAAAAGGGGAAAAGAAGATTTTGGAGGAGATTGTGACCATCGCCGGAGACCATGATGCTCATTTGATCGTATTCACGACAGCGACTCAGGAACCTGGGGCTATAGGAGATGAATACAAAAAAGTTTTTTCCCGCTTGGGGGTTAAACAGATTGATATTATGGATATTAATACCAGAGATGAAGCTAATATGGAAGAACATGCAGAACAAATTTCTCAAGCTTCGGGCATTTTTTTTACCGGCGGGGATCAGTTGAGAATTACCAGTATTTTAGCGGGTACAAGAACGTATGAAGCTTTGCATGACGCTTTTCAAGGGGGAGCGGTGATTGCCGGCACCAGTGCCGGAGCCTCTGTGATGAGCAATACCATGATTGTGGAAGGGAATAATAACGATCCGGCGCGCAAGTGTACTCTGAAAATGGCCCCGGGTTTTAATTTTCTGGACGGTGTCATTATTGATCAGCATTTTGATCAAAGGGGAAGATTTGGCCGTCTGCTCTGCGGTGTCGCAGAAAATCCCGGCATTTTAGGGATTGGGATTGATGAAGATACTGCAATTCGTGTCTATGCTGATGATCATTTTAAGGTGATCGGCAACAATGCGGTCACGGTTATCGACGGAAAATCGATCAAAAGCTCAAATGTATCGGAATCGAAGCCGGATGAAATCTTGACCATCACCAATGTGACCGTCCATGTTTTATCCCAGGGCTATGGTTTTGATTTAAAGAAGAGGGAAGTTATGAGATTGCATTGA
- the iadA gene encoding beta-aspartyl-peptidase: MFKLLKEVRCFAPCDIGKKDILIIFDKIGFIEDDINGTLLPGIEVIPCRGCIAVPGFIDQHVHIVGGGGEEGPHSRTPEIMLSNIIQAGVTTVVGVLGFDSITRGIAGLLAKARALENEGISTYIYSGSYGTPMATLTGSVLTDIALIDKVVGVGEIAISDFRSSYPSVELLRKLAGEAKRGGMLGGKAGLVHLHVGDGKEGLNPLFQLLKESDFPKEMFLPTHINRTRDLFDQGIKYLSQGGRIDLTAGEKNGVSVPAALAGIMKDQLSLEQVTITSDGNGSVPGRYGWEIGQVADLFEDFCRMAREGKIPFPQLLKTVTMNPAKNLKIFPQKGILAPGSDADILVLREEDFSIELLLARGKFLVKDQKLVQRGTFEIDGRKEGDCHG; this comes from the coding sequence GTGTTTAAATTATTAAAAGAAGTGCGTTGTTTTGCGCCCTGTGATATAGGGAAAAAGGATATATTGATCATTTTTGATAAAATAGGTTTCATCGAAGATGATATCAATGGGACGCTGTTACCTGGTATAGAGGTGATTCCCTGCAGGGGCTGTATTGCCGTCCCGGGATTTATTGATCAACACGTCCATATCGTCGGAGGCGGTGGTGAAGAAGGACCCCATAGCAGGACACCGGAGATCATGCTCAGTAATATCATTCAGGCAGGTGTGACAACAGTCGTAGGTGTTTTGGGTTTTGACAGTATTACCAGAGGTATTGCCGGGCTGTTGGCAAAAGCAAGGGCTTTGGAAAATGAGGGGATTTCTACCTATATCTATTCCGGCAGTTACGGTACACCTATGGCTACCTTAACGGGCAGTGTGCTCACCGATATTGCCTTAATTGATAAAGTCGTAGGTGTCGGGGAGATTGCGATTTCTGATTTTCGATCTTCTTATCCTTCAGTGGAGTTGTTGCGTAAATTAGCCGGTGAAGCAAAAAGAGGGGGCATGCTGGGCGGAAAAGCAGGTTTGGTCCATCTTCATGTGGGGGATGGAAAAGAAGGCTTGAACCCTCTTTTTCAGCTCCTGAAGGAGTCGGATTTTCCCAAGGAAATGTTTCTGCCCACCCACATTAATCGCACCCGGGATCTTTTCGATCAAGGGATTAAGTATTTGTCTCAGGGAGGCCGCATCGATTTGACAGCGGGGGAGAAGAACGGTGTCAGTGTTCCGGCAGCCCTTGCCGGAATCATGAAAGATCAGCTTTCTTTAGAACAGGTGACCATTACCTCTGATGGGAACGGAAGTGTACCCGGACGGTACGGATGGGAAATTGGTCAGGTGGCAGATCTGTTTGAAGATTTTTGCCGGATGGCAAGGGAAGGAAAAATCCCTTTCCCTCAGTTATTAAAAACGGTGACGATGAATCCGGCTAAGAATTTAAAAATATTTCCCCAGAAAGGCATTTTGGCACCGGGAAGCGATGCTGATATTTTGGTGCTGAGGGAAGAGGATTTCTCCATCGAGCTGCTTCTTGCCCGAGGGAAGTTTTTAGTGAAGGATCAAAAATTGGTGCAAAGAGGTACTTTTGAAATAGACGGAAGAAAAGAGGGAGACTGCCATGGGTGA
- a CDS encoding DUF2197 domain-containing protein, with product MQVKCSLCGKVEDITKIHKDYSKLAKNQETPYFCQRCSMRVKHQAKCAQDMPKPI from the coding sequence ATGCAGGTAAAATGTTCTTTATGCGGCAAGGTAGAGGACATCACGAAAATACATAAGGATTACAGTAAATTGGCGAAGAACCAAGAGACACCTTATTTTTGTCAACGATGTTCCATGCGTGTGAAGCATCAAGCCAAGTGTGCTCAGGATATGCCGAAACCAATATAG
- the gpr gene encoding GPR endopeptidase: protein MRTLEAFNKLGISLDLALEAHELLRGATKEEIPGVQEDKESYDYAEVTTVTILNDQGAQIMGKPMGTYITIEAPRIRFESKEIMDDISELLGKKLETLLKIPPDSPILVIGLGNWNATPDALGPNVIDATMATRHLFQYAPEVVGEGLRPVCALAPGVLGITGIETAEIIKGVVERVKPSLIIAIDALAAANISRISTTIQLADTGINPGSGLGNKRIGINQESMGVPVIAIGVPTVVHASVIVHEALSNLNEKWSGNVMTATYAQKITPDLSRELSQSIFQPFEGNLVVTPKEIDDLILNVSKIIAAGISQGMHPGINRGNYQQYLQ, encoded by the coding sequence ATGCGTACCTTGGAAGCTTTTAATAAACTAGGCATATCCCTGGATTTGGCTTTGGAAGCTCATGAATTACTACGGGGGGCAACCAAAGAGGAAATCCCGGGGGTCCAGGAAGACAAAGAAAGTTATGACTACGCAGAAGTCACCACTGTCACGATTTTAAATGATCAAGGGGCTCAAATTATGGGTAAACCAATGGGTACCTACATTACAATTGAAGCTCCCCGGATCCGCTTTGAAAGCAAGGAAATCATGGATGATATCAGCGAATTATTAGGTAAAAAGCTGGAAACCTTGTTGAAAATCCCTCCGGACAGTCCCATTCTGGTGATCGGTTTGGGGAACTGGAACGCTACACCAGATGCTCTAGGACCCAATGTGATCGATGCCACCATGGCCACCCGTCATTTATTCCAATATGCTCCGGAAGTGGTGGGGGAAGGATTACGTCCCGTTTGCGCCTTAGCGCCCGGGGTCTTGGGAATTACAGGAATTGAAACAGCGGAAATTATTAAAGGTGTGGTGGAACGTGTCAAACCCAGCCTGATTATTGCCATCGATGCCTTGGCCGCCGCCAACATTTCCCGCATCAGCACCACCATCCAACTTGCCGATACCGGCATTAACCCCGGTTCCGGTCTGGGCAATAAAAGAATTGGTATCAACCAGGAATCCATGGGCGTCCCCGTGATTGCCATTGGTGTTCCCACTGTGGTTCATGCCTCTGTTATTGTCCATGAAGCATTGTCAAACTTAAATGAAAAATGGTCCGGCAATGTCATGACAGCTACTTATGCCCAAAAAATAACCCCTGATCTTTCCCGGGAATTATCTCAAAGTATATTCCAGCCTTTTGAAGGAAATCTGGTGGTTACTCCGAAAGAAATTGATGATTTAATTCTTAATGTAAGTAAGATTATCGCGGCCGGTATTTCACAAGGAATGCATCCGGGGATTAATCGGGGTAATTATCAACAATATCTTCAATAA
- a CDS encoding alpha/beta-type small acid-soluble spore protein — MPNNNNSNEPVRRGAASALNRFKAEVAAELGLGNYQDIDKGNLTSRQNGYVGGNMTKKMVAFAEQALEQGQSGAISSSAQTEKPQEVFGQPMQ; from the coding sequence ATGCCTAATAATAATAACAGCAATGAACCTGTAAGACGTGGTGCCGCCTCCGCATTAAATAGATTTAAAGCTGAAGTTGCCGCTGAATTGGGACTTGGCAACTATCAGGATATTGATAAGGGTAATTTAACCTCCCGTCAAAATGGCTATGTGGGTGGTAATATGACCAAGAAAATGGTTGCTTTTGCAGAGCAAGCATTGGAGCAGGGTCAAAGTGGAGCCATCAGTAGTTCTGCTCAAACAGAAAAGCCCCAGGAGGTTTTTGGGCAACCCATGCAGTAA
- a CDS encoding DAK2 domain-containing protein, translated as MNLTEITADSLIQFFIGGCGFLEINKDDINALNVFPVPDGDTGTNMSLTMNSATKDLNGLSTTNQVAQVVARGALMGARGNSGVILSQLFRGFAQGVGEKKILKGTDLAFALQKGVELAYKSVMKPVEGTILTVSKAVATGAVKQSQQSDDIIEILTYGVEQGHLALDNTPNQLPALKEAGVVDAGGKGFLLIIEGGLKALQGETWEVRQRMPEKEAQEKPSLDHKEIPFQYCTEFLLTGKNLSVEDIKHHFQNQGDSLLVVGSDDLIKVHIHTNHPGTILEYALQRGALHDIKIDNMQEQHRETIMEKSSMTEPAAETEETDIPESPCGVVAVTTGVGLAQIFKSLGVHTVINGGQTMNPSAEDLLTAIQGVNAREVVVLPNNSNIILAAQQAQSLSEKKVTVIPTKSIVQGLAAMLAFDPEQNAAHNQKSMSDAFSHVQSGAVTYAVRNSSFNGFDIKENDLLGLVDDDIQIIGQELDQVVLDLLQKMVQPDHELITLYYGEQVTEEQASQLQEKIAQRWPEKEIELHFGGQPLYYYFISVE; from the coding sequence TTGAATTTGACAGAAATTACTGCAGATTCCCTGATCCAGTTTTTTATCGGGGGATGTGGTTTTTTGGAAATCAATAAGGATGATATCAATGCACTAAATGTTTTTCCTGTGCCGGACGGAGATACAGGAACCAATATGTCTCTGACGATGAATTCGGCCACGAAAGATTTAAACGGCTTGAGCACGACAAACCAAGTGGCTCAAGTTGTTGCGCGAGGTGCCTTGATGGGTGCACGGGGTAATTCCGGGGTCATTCTTTCCCAATTGTTTCGCGGCTTTGCGCAAGGTGTAGGAGAAAAGAAAATCCTGAAGGGAACTGATTTGGCATTTGCCCTGCAAAAGGGAGTGGAACTAGCCTATAAATCCGTGATGAAACCGGTGGAAGGGACCATTTTAACTGTGAGTAAGGCTGTGGCCACAGGTGCTGTAAAACAAAGTCAGCAATCTGATGATATTATTGAGATTTTGACCTATGGGGTGGAACAGGGACATCTTGCTCTCGATAACACGCCCAATCAATTACCGGCTTTGAAAGAGGCCGGGGTGGTGGATGCCGGCGGCAAAGGCTTTTTATTAATTATTGAAGGGGGCTTAAAGGCGCTCCAAGGAGAAACCTGGGAGGTGCGGCAAAGGATGCCGGAAAAAGAAGCCCAGGAAAAACCTTCCCTGGATCACAAAGAGATTCCTTTTCAGTATTGCACAGAGTTTCTTCTGACGGGGAAGAACCTGTCCGTGGAAGATATCAAGCATCATTTTCAAAATCAGGGAGATTCCCTTTTAGTGGTAGGCAGCGATGATTTGATTAAAGTACATATTCATACTAACCATCCAGGTACGATCTTGGAGTATGCCCTTCAACGCGGTGCACTCCATGATATAAAAATCGATAATATGCAGGAACAACACAGGGAAACAATCATGGAAAAATCGTCAATGACAGAACCGGCAGCTGAGACAGAAGAGACGGATATTCCTGAATCCCCATGTGGTGTTGTTGCGGTGACAACGGGAGTCGGATTAGCCCAAATTTTTAAAAGTTTAGGTGTCCATACCGTCATCAATGGGGGGCAGACAATGAACCCTAGTGCGGAAGATTTACTGACAGCCATTCAAGGCGTGAATGCCCGGGAAGTGGTGGTGCTGCCAAATAACAGTAACATTATCTTAGCTGCTCAACAGGCACAATCCTTATCGGAAAAAAAAGTTACGGTGATCCCTACGAAATCCATTGTTCAAGGATTGGCGGCGATGCTGGCTTTTGATCCTGAACAAAATGCCGCTCATAATCAGAAGTCCATGTCGGATGCGTTTTCCCATGTGCAATCGGGAGCGGTGACCTATGCGGTGCGCAATTCTTCATTTAATGGCTTTGATATCAAGGAAAATGATTTGTTAGGTTTGGTAGATGATGATATTCAAATCATCGGTCAGGAACTGGATCAGGTGGTGCTGGATTTGCTCCAAAAAATGGTACAGCCGGATCATGAATTGATCACATTATATTATGGTGAACAGGTTACGGAAGAGCAGGCATCTCAGCTTCAAGAAAAAATAGCTCAGCGATGGCCGGAAAAGGAAATAGAATTGCATTTCGGCGGACAGCCTTTATACTATTACTTCATCTCGGTAGAATAA